The following are from one region of the Methanooceanicella nereidis genome:
- a CDS encoding PAS domain-containing sensor histidine kinase: protein MTEINTTIIDTKNFRSLLDAVNSGIIIQDHNYIITYANRSACELFEMEQDFLMGRRVHELPFYAIHEDGSPFPGKSTIRLLKLMKGEPLSDLVLGINSASKKIRWLQLNSKPTFYDGTNSVKEIVTTFIDVTDKKRAEGDLHKVTGKIFSILDSMSSGFIIFDNEWRFSYVNTVAERIIGKDKNELLGNIVWDVFPGIVGTELYIDFFKDMSGSNTFVTEKLIPGDNIWLEIMANKHDDGISVFIQDITERKSAGEKIRQMASIVESCTDAIISLDKTGSILSWNEGAARIYGYTAGEMVGCPVDRIIPEDRRHDVNKYLHRILSGENFVNLDTRRMTKNRDIIDISLDAFPILNSEGEITGVSTIARNITDSKQAEKRIQENEEKYRSLINDVLDRLTIGFFILDRDFRVVWINQTLETFFGIKREDVLGKDKKQMIRERIKFIFEHPENFESKVLSTYSDNTYVEKFECHIIPSGERKERWLEHWSQPVSSGIYAGGRIECYTDISKRKVAEMELYHANSKMINILESISDAFFAVDDRCRIVYLNPEAERIFSVYGKDLAGKNLCEEFPELSATNFCNLCYLSMKEKVPVDFVDYLQPQNIWVEGHAYPASDGLSVYLRDITDRKLAEKEVERKNGLMQNILEKAPFGIYVVGETGNIEYVNPAMIHISGDTYEQFEKLNIFELETYDEIGMSEMIKSALQGEPFVQGPVEYTSHYGKKTNIRNFIGIPMDDNGKRKVLVFVEDITDRKKAENALIESEERYRTLAEAAHDMIFICDGEGRILYINDFAARKLKRQPKDLIGKCWNDVVGNDRLKDHLCSLSKVIASCEPLYVEEEVRTSKGRFWLGTWLVPIKDAQGYKNSFLGISRDITQLKLSEMALYEAKRQAELYVDLMGHDINNMNQIALGYLELALEMLDINGDESVLLAKPYEMLKNSSRLIDNVRMIQKAKVGNLKKQVIDIGKVLDEVRNEYLGFPGVDVTINYVVQYESNILANELIKDVFMNLVGNSIKHSNGLVTIDIRINKKCVDEVQYYEVTVEDNGPGIPDSLKSKLFNRLNRGNTGVRGSGLGLYLVKMLLDDFNGKVWIEDRVTGDYSKGCRFVILLPSEDHGNVKNNIP, encoded by the coding sequence ATGACTGAAATCAATACCACGATCATAGATACAAAAAATTTCAGGAGCCTTTTAGACGCAGTAAATTCGGGAATAATCATACAAGACCATAATTACATCATAACTTATGCGAATAGATCCGCATGCGAGCTATTTGAAATGGAGCAGGATTTTCTGATGGGGCGCAGGGTACATGAACTGCCTTTTTACGCGATCCATGAGGACGGCTCTCCCTTCCCCGGGAAAAGTACGATCAGGCTCTTAAAGCTGATGAAGGGAGAACCTTTATCAGACCTGGTCCTGGGCATAAACAGCGCGAGTAAAAAAATAAGGTGGCTGCAGCTTAATTCAAAGCCGACCTTTTATGACGGGACAAATTCTGTAAAAGAGATCGTAACTACGTTTATCGATGTGACCGATAAGAAACGCGCCGAAGGCGATCTGCATAAGGTCACCGGAAAAATATTCTCCATACTCGATAGTATGTCAAGCGGTTTCATAATATTCGATAACGAATGGCGTTTTTCTTATGTTAACACGGTTGCAGAGCGCATCATCGGCAAAGACAAGAATGAATTACTGGGCAATATCGTATGGGACGTATTTCCCGGGATAGTCGGTACCGAATTATACATTGATTTTTTTAAAGATATGTCCGGATCAAATACATTTGTAACTGAAAAATTAATCCCCGGAGATAATATCTGGCTGGAGATAATGGCTAATAAACATGATGACGGCATTTCTGTTTTTATTCAGGATATCACTGAGCGAAAATCTGCCGGGGAGAAGATCAGGCAGATGGCTTCCATAGTAGAGTCATGTACCGACGCTATCATAAGTTTAGATAAAACGGGGAGCATACTAAGCTGGAACGAAGGGGCCGCAAGAATTTACGGGTACACCGCCGGTGAAATGGTAGGCTGCCCGGTAGATCGCATAATCCCGGAAGACCGTAGACATGATGTAAATAAATACCTGCACAGGATCCTTAGCGGGGAAAATTTTGTAAACCTTGATACGCGCAGAATGACAAAAAACAGGGACATCATCGACATTTCCCTGGATGCTTTTCCCATTCTAAACTCCGAAGGGGAGATAACGGGAGTATCCACCATAGCGAGAAATATCACAGATAGTAAACAGGCGGAAAAAAGGATACAAGAAAACGAAGAAAAATACCGGTCGCTAATAAACGACGTTCTTGATCGTTTGACTATCGGCTTTTTCATTCTTGACAGGGACTTCCGGGTAGTGTGGATAAACCAGACGCTGGAAACCTTTTTCGGAATAAAAAGGGAAGATGTACTTGGAAAAGATAAAAAACAAATGATCCGGGAAAGGATCAAATTCATTTTCGAGCACCCCGAAAACTTTGAAAGTAAAGTGCTTTCCACATACTCGGATAATACTTATGTAGAAAAATTCGAATGTCACATCATTCCTTCGGGCGAGAGAAAGGAAAGGTGGCTTGAGCACTGGAGCCAGCCTGTCAGTTCCGGGATATATGCAGGGGGCCGGATAGAATGCTATACCGATATATCCAAGCGTAAGGTCGCAGAAATGGAGCTTTATCATGCTAACTCTAAAATGATAAATATTTTAGAGAGCATATCCGATGCGTTTTTTGCCGTGGATGACCGGTGCAGGATAGTCTACTTAAATCCTGAGGCTGAGAGAATATTCAGCGTATACGGAAAAGACCTGGCCGGGAAGAACCTGTGCGAGGAGTTTCCCGAGTTATCCGCGACGAATTTTTGTAATCTCTGTTACCTGTCGATGAAAGAGAAAGTCCCTGTAGATTTTGTAGATTATCTTCAGCCGCAAAACATCTGGGTAGAGGGACACGCATACCCTGCTTCAGACGGGCTGTCCGTCTATCTGCGGGATATCACCGATCGCAAACTTGCAGAGAAAGAGGTCGAAAGAAAGAACGGCCTGATGCAAAACATCCTTGAAAAAGCTCCCTTTGGCATTTACGTTGTCGGCGAGACCGGGAATATCGAATATGTCAACCCGGCTATGATACATATATCCGGCGACACGTATGAGCAATTTGAAAAGCTGAACATATTCGAGCTGGAAACCTATGATGAGATCGGCATGTCTGAAATGATCAAGTCCGCTCTCCAGGGTGAGCCGTTCGTCCAGGGCCCTGTAGAATATACTTCGCATTACGGTAAAAAGACCAACATAAGGAACTTCATCGGGATACCGATGGACGATAACGGTAAAAGGAAAGTGCTGGTGTTCGTAGAGGATATCACCGATCGTAAAAAGGCAGAAAATGCATTAATAGAAAGCGAAGAGCGTTACAGGACGCTGGCCGAGGCCGCCCATGATATGATATTTATCTGCGATGGCGAAGGCCGGATCTTATATATCAACGATTTTGCGGCCAGAAAATTAAAACGCCAGCCGAAAGACCTGATCGGAAAATGCTGGAATGATGTCGTAGGTAACGACAGGTTAAAAGACCATCTCTGTAGCTTAAGCAAGGTCATAGCCAGCTGTGAACCATTATATGTCGAGGAAGAAGTTAGGACGAGTAAAGGCAGATTTTGGCTAGGTACATGGCTGGTCCCCATAAAAGACGCGCAAGGGTATAAGAACTCCTTCCTGGGAATATCCCGGGACATCACACAGCTTAAGCTTTCGGAGATGGCACTGTATGAAGCGAAGCGCCAGGCCGAGCTTTACGTCGACCTTATGGGCCATGACATCAACAATATGAACCAGATAGCCTTAGGATACCTGGAACTGGCTCTTGAGATGCTGGATATCAATGGCGACGAAAGTGTTTTACTTGCAAAGCCTTATGAAATGCTCAAAAACAGTTCCCGGCTCATAGATAACGTGAGAATGATACAAAAAGCCAAGGTCGGCAACCTGAAGAAGCAGGTCATAGACATCGGTAAAGTTCTCGACGAGGTCAGGAATGAATATCTTGGCTTTCCGGGGGTCGATGTCACGATCAATTATGTGGTGCAGTACGAGTCAAATATCCTGGCTAACGAGCTTATCAAAGATGTATTCATGAACCTGGTCGGAAATTCCATAAAACACTCCAACGGGCTGGTAACGATCGATATCCGTATCAATAAGAAATGTGTCGATGAAGTTCAATATTATGAGGTGACGGTGGAGGATAACGGCCCCGGCATTCCCGATAGCCTGAAATCAAAACTGTTCAACAGGCTTAACCGCGGCAATACCGGTGTACGCGGAAGCGGACTGGGGCTTTATCTCGTGAAGATGCTTCTGGACGACTTTAACGGCAAAGTATGGATCGAGGACCGTGTCACGGGGGATTATAGTAAGGGCTGCAGGTTCGTTATATTATTGCCTTCGGAAGATCACGGCAACGTTAAAAATAATATTCCATAA
- a CDS encoding phenylacetate--CoA ligase family protein, with protein MEYWQPEVETLERGALRELQLKRLKKTVNSVYDNVPFYNKKFKELNIRPEDIKTLDDIKKLPFTKKNDLRENYPFGLFAVPMSKVNRIHASSGTSGKSTVVGYTKNDLDVWANLMARCFFMAGVRPGDIFQNAANYGLFTGGLGIHAGAEKLGCTVVPSGTGSTEKQIEMIRDFGVTVLHCTPSYALYIAETAKKLGYEPGSLPLRIGLFGAEPWSINTRKELERSFWIRAYDSYGLSEMMGPGVAFECTEQNGLHIWEDAFIVEILDKNDEPCAPGEKGELVLTTLCKEALPIIRYRTGDITTIDDEKCSCGRTSVKISKFFGRADDMLIVRGLNVFPSQIEHVLMEMPEVGEHFQVVLERVNHLDEMTVKVEMSDRAFSGELGDLKKVTNAVAGKLKSSLNLRTKVVLVEKGSLQRFEGKSKKVIDLRTSI; from the coding sequence ATGGAGTACTGGCAACCAGAGGTTGAGACCTTAGAGCGTGGTGCATTGAGGGAGCTGCAACTTAAAAGGCTAAAGAAGACGGTAAACAGCGTCTATGATAATGTACCGTTCTATAATAAAAAATTTAAAGAGTTAAACATTAGGCCAGAAGACATTAAAACGCTTGATGACATTAAAAAACTACCATTCACAAAGAAAAACGATCTCAGGGAGAATTACCCGTTCGGCCTTTTTGCCGTGCCTATGAGTAAGGTCAACAGGATACACGCGTCTTCAGGTACGAGCGGTAAGTCCACAGTAGTAGGTTATACAAAAAATGACCTGGACGTATGGGCCAACCTTATGGCCAGGTGTTTCTTCATGGCGGGCGTGAGGCCTGGCGACATTTTCCAGAATGCCGCGAATTACGGGCTTTTCACAGGAGGCCTTGGGATACATGCCGGCGCGGAAAAGCTGGGCTGTACCGTTGTCCCCAGCGGTACGGGAAGCACCGAAAAACAGATCGAGATGATTAGGGATTTTGGCGTCACGGTGTTGCATTGTACTCCTTCTTATGCATTATATATCGCCGAAACAGCAAAAAAACTGGGATATGAGCCGGGCTCGCTTCCGTTAAGAATAGGTCTTTTCGGCGCGGAGCCCTGGTCGATCAATACCAGAAAAGAGCTTGAAAGATCTTTCTGGATCAGGGCTTATGACTCTTACGGGCTTTCGGAAATGATGGGGCCTGGCGTCGCTTTCGAGTGTACCGAGCAGAACGGCTTGCACATATGGGAAGATGCGTTCATCGTAGAGATACTGGATAAGAACGATGAACCATGCGCCCCCGGAGAAAAAGGTGAGCTCGTCCTTACCACGCTTTGTAAAGAGGCGCTGCCGATAATCAGGTACAGGACCGGCGACATAACGACGATAGACGACGAAAAATGCTCCTGCGGCAGGACCTCCGTCAAGATATCCAAGTTCTTCGGCAGGGCCGACGACATGCTTATCGTCAGGGGCCTTAACGTGTTCCCGAGCCAGATAGAGCATGTGCTGATGGAAATGCCCGAGGTTGGCGAACATTTCCAGGTCGTGCTTGAGCGTGTGAACCACCTGGATGAGATGACAGTAAAGGTGGAGATGAGCGACAGGGCATTCTCGGGCGAGCTCGGCGACCTGAAAAAGGTCACCAATGCAGTAGCCGGCAAGCTGAAGAGCTCTTTGAACCTCCGTACTAAGGTAGTCCTCGTGGAAAAAGGAAGTCTGCAGAGGTTCGAGGGTAAGAGTAAGAAGGTAATCGATTTAAGGACGAGTATATAA
- a CDS encoding phenylacetate--CoA ligase family protein: MLDYWNAAAERTPFEELREIQLRKLRQLVDNVYRNSLFYRTRFDEAGVKPEDIKSLDDITRLPFTFKKDLRDNYPTKMFCAPLNQVVRYHASSGTTGKPTVVGYTRGDIDCWTTSLARSLTACGLGRGDVMQVSYGYGLFTGGLGMHYGAEEIGASVLPIGVGNTERQIELMMDLNTTAIACTPSYLLHMNEVANSMGISIKDDTSLRVGILGAEPWSLETRKRIEDLMDIKAYDIYGTSELSGPLFTECKCQDGIHIWADHFLLEIIDKNGDPVPEGHKGELVVTTLSKEALPLIRYRVGDITVINNEECECGRTHPRIMRIMGRADDMLIIRGINVFPSQVESVLMNIPEVGEHYQIIADRNGELDEMTVRVEVTRAAFSDKLADLMKLEKKIKEALQKVLNISTKIELVETGTLPRSMGKAQKVIDKRKI; the protein is encoded by the coding sequence ATGCTTGATTATTGGAATGCTGCGGCCGAAAGGACTCCTTTCGAGGAGCTTCGGGAGATCCAGCTCAGAAAGTTAAGACAGCTCGTTGATAACGTGTACAGGAACTCGTTATTTTACCGCACGAGGTTTGACGAGGCTGGTGTGAAGCCGGAGGACATAAAAAGTCTTGACGACATTACCAGGCTGCCATTTACGTTTAAAAAAGACCTTCGCGATAATTATCCGACAAAGATGTTTTGCGCACCGCTAAACCAGGTCGTCAGGTACCATGCCTCTTCCGGCACTACCGGAAAGCCTACGGTAGTTGGTTATACAAGGGGCGACATCGACTGCTGGACGACCTCGCTGGCCAGGTCGCTTACGGCATGCGGGCTTGGCAGGGGCGACGTCATGCAGGTAAGTTACGGATACGGCCTGTTCACCGGAGGCCTCGGCATGCATTATGGCGCAGAAGAGATAGGCGCAAGCGTGCTGCCCATAGGTGTCGGCAATACCGAACGCCAGATCGAGCTTATGATGGACCTGAACACGACAGCCATCGCATGCACGCCATCTTACCTGCTCCATATGAACGAGGTCGCGAACTCCATGGGAATAAGCATAAAGGACGATACCAGCCTCAGAGTCGGTATCCTCGGCGCAGAGCCATGGTCGCTGGAGACGCGCAAACGTATAGAGGATCTCATGGACATTAAAGCATATGACATCTATGGCACATCAGAGCTTTCGGGACCGCTGTTCACGGAGTGTAAATGCCAGGATGGAATTCATATATGGGCAGACCATTTCCTGCTCGAGATCATAGATAAGAATGGCGATCCGGTGCCTGAGGGGCATAAAGGAGAGCTTGTCGTCACGACATTATCCAAAGAAGCATTGCCGCTGATAAGGTATCGCGTCGGCGATATAACGGTCATTAATAATGAGGAGTGCGAATGCGGAAGGACCCATCCCAGGATCATGAGGATCATGGGCCGTGCGGACGACATGCTGATCATTCGCGGTATCAACGTATTCCCGAGCCAGGTAGAGTCTGTGCTCATGAACATACCGGAAGTGGGAGAGCATTACCAGATAATCGCGGACAGGAACGGCGAACTTGACGAGATGACTGTGCGGGTGGAAGTCACCAGGGCGGCATTCAGCGATAAGCTGGCAGACCTGATGAAACTTGAGAAAAAGATCAAGGAAGCGCTGCAAAAAGTCCTTAACATTTCCACGAAAATAGAACTTGTCGAGACAGGCACATTGCCAAGGTCGATGGGTAAGGCACAGAAAGTAATAGATAAAAGAAAGATATGA
- a CDS encoding ACT domain-containing protein yields the protein MKGTIKQISLFAENKPGRLAKIAEVLSKAKINIRAFNIAEAGDFGVIRMVVDDADKAFRALQSEGFAVSETEVIGVQMKDIPGSLYEIAKSLGENNVNIDYAYAFITKTEMALLILRVDDIPGAQKVLNNIKVRLVDSSEISSL from the coding sequence ATGAAGGGTACGATCAAGCAGATATCATTATTTGCAGAGAACAAGCCCGGAAGGCTCGCCAAGATAGCGGAGGTCCTCTCGAAGGCGAAGATCAACATACGCGCATTCAATATAGCCGAGGCAGGGGATTTCGGCGTCATAAGGATGGTCGTGGATGATGCGGATAAGGCGTTCAGGGCTCTGCAGAGCGAAGGATTCGCGGTATCCGAGACTGAGGTCATCGGTGTCCAGATGAAGGATATACCGGGATCGCTTTATGAGATCGCAAAGTCACTGGGCGAAAACAATGTCAACATTGATTATGCGTATGCCTTTATCACAAAGACCGAAATGGCACTGCTGATCCTGAGGGTTGACGACATCCCCGGAGCGCAAAAGGTACTTAATAATATCAAAGTACGCTTGGTCGATTCTTCTGAGATAAGCTCATTATGA
- a CDS encoding radical SAM protein translates to MKSLNIIKSRLFTHSPLVLTHNTTSLCNCKCKTCDLWKKSPYHKNDLTKEEVFKMLDDAKQAGMIGYVAWGGEPLMRKDLPELLRHAKQNGLATTIITNGYYLEDRSEEIAPYTDCIIVSIDAADELHDEMRGVHGIREKALKGIEKCKGLKIRVMINSVISSLNIDKVDGLIMLSKELDVPIAFEPLNVYPGYNEHLKPDDATIKDVFLKIIEYKSSGHRIVNSKQYLEMIRENYSERKQYTCHAPKVFIEVHPEGEIACCLNLSKPWGNSKDISLKELFYSSDYKEFCKDVEKCNKCVVSCVIESSLAYSMEPVFLLDKVKNLL, encoded by the coding sequence ATGAAGAGCCTGAACATCATTAAAAGTAGGTTATTCACGCATTCTCCGCTGGTCCTTACGCATAATACCACGTCATTGTGTAATTGTAAATGCAAGACATGTGACCTGTGGAAAAAATCGCCGTACCATAAAAATGACCTTACGAAAGAAGAAGTCTTCAAGATGCTCGACGATGCGAAGCAGGCTGGTATGATCGGGTATGTCGCATGGGGCGGCGAGCCCCTTATGAGGAAAGACCTGCCTGAGCTGTTACGCCATGCGAAACAAAATGGCCTTGCCACGACGATCATCACTAACGGGTATTATCTTGAGGATAGAAGTGAAGAGATAGCCCCGTATACTGATTGCATTATCGTGTCTATAGATGCGGCGGACGAATTGCATGATGAGATGCGGGGAGTTCATGGCATAAGGGAAAAAGCCTTAAAAGGTATCGAAAAATGTAAAGGGCTAAAAATAAGGGTCATGATAAATTCCGTAATAAGCAGCCTTAATATTGATAAAGTGGACGGCCTTATCATGCTCTCTAAAGAGCTGGACGTCCCGATCGCATTTGAGCCGTTAAATGTCTATCCGGGATATAATGAGCATTTAAAGCCGGACGACGCGACCATAAAGGACGTTTTTTTAAAGATCATCGAGTATAAAAGCTCGGGCCACAGGATAGTGAACTCGAAACAATACCTGGAAATGATCAGGGAGAACTATTCAGAAAGAAAACAATACACATGCCATGCTCCTAAAGTCTTTATAGAGGTGCACCCCGAAGGGGAGATCGCCTGCTGCCTAAACCTGAGCAAGCCATGGGGGAACTCAAAGGATATCAGTCTCAAAGAACTATTCTATAGCAGCGATTACAAAGAGTTCTGTAAGGACGTGGAAAAATGCAATAAATGCGTGGTCTCGTGCGTCATAGAGTCATCGTTAGCATATTCTATGGAGCCGGTCTTTTTGCTTGACAAGGTTAAAAATCTTTTATGA
- a CDS encoding YkgJ family cysteine cluster protein, whose translation MEHDTRLYGFSCKQCADCCKKHGLYPVTSSDISNISSNLGIGIKEFLSRYCALTTNDGRRGLFIYGIDGVCPFLSGNMCAIHDFKPEVCRIFPDSDGYVVARRLKDDLKDTFLEGQEGLSRCGVWDIPDDAILKGDIKATVEFRIKEDTDRHYFASHDNVDDNIVEKLSLLARIRLSDNALTGAIEEKYRLIRRFHTGLSSDRGSMVDIEKKILHRYLLTRAMASGITTKKISYTGVRATYVGSVPGIALICEGEFPVKTQSAEYLYQRYGDTGIFAILITSDDIAFIASFIIDTPCLDDIITGDKKLKLMLKSNDGERSTIIKDF comes from the coding sequence ATGGAACACGATACAAGGCTCTATGGATTCTCGTGCAAACAATGCGCCGACTGCTGCAAAAAACATGGCCTGTACCCGGTCACGTCAAGTGACATAAGTAATATCTCATCTAATCTTGGTATCGGCATTAAAGAATTTTTATCCCGCTACTGTGCCTTAACGACAAATGACGGAAGGCGAGGTCTCTTTATATATGGCATTGATGGTGTGTGCCCTTTCCTTTCGGGGAACATGTGCGCTATCCATGATTTCAAGCCTGAGGTCTGCAGGATATTTCCGGACAGCGACGGATATGTTGTTGCCCGCCGGCTAAAGGATGATCTAAAAGACACTTTTCTTGAAGGGCAGGAAGGACTGTCAAGATGCGGTGTCTGGGACATCCCTGATGATGCGATATTGAAAGGAGATATTAAGGCGACTGTGGAGTTCAGGATAAAAGAGGATACGGACAGGCATTATTTTGCATCTCACGATAATGTGGATGATAATATCGTGGAAAAGCTTTCCCTTCTTGCCCGGATCAGGCTATCGGACAATGCCTTAACAGGGGCCATAGAAGAAAAATACCGTCTCATCCGGCGTTTCCATACCGGCTTATCCTCGGACAGGGGATCGATGGTCGATATAGAGAAAAAGATACTTCACAGATATTTGCTCACCCGTGCGATGGCGTCCGGCATTACTACAAAGAAAATTTCTTATACCGGTGTGAGAGCCACGTATGTGGGCAGTGTTCCAGGTATAGCGCTGATATGCGAAGGGGAGTTCCCTGTAAAAACGCAAAGCGCCGAATATCTTTATCAACGTTACGGCGACACAGGCATATTCGCGATCTTAATAACTTCGGATGATATTGCATTCATAGCATCCTTCATAATAGATACGCCATGCCTTGATGACATTATCACCGGCGATAAAAAATTAAAACTGATGCTAAAAAGTAATGATGGTGAACGTTCAACGATCATAAAAGATTTTTAA
- a CDS encoding phenylacetate--CoA ligase family protein — translation MSRKELEELQGKRLKAVVKRVYDNNPFYRKKFDEKGITPDDIKSINDVHKLPFTDKTDIRDNYPYGLLSVPKRDIVRMHASSGTTGKPTAVFYTKNDIAVWAKMFARCLDVVGVTKEDVVQVTPGYGLFTGGLGFHYGVEELGAMVIPIGPGDTRKQIEMMKDFGTTVLCGTVTYSLRIAEVCRDIGIDPKDLGLKIGVFGAEHWSNAMRNQIENIFGFEAFDIYGLSEMCGPGVGIDCRQHEGIHIWEDHFLLEVIDKNGEPCGEGERGEIVLTPLTKEGMPLLRYRTRDLSRIIGECSCGMTHRIIDRVHGRTDDMIIVRGVNVFPGQIESVLMNHPDIGPEWYAYAYRTDYSSLDHLKIKVEAQKSTKELLQIRDVMIRDLTSTLMGLKPELEFVPVGTLPRQEKKTKRLIDQRNY, via the coding sequence ATATCCAGAAAGGAACTAGAGGAGCTTCAGGGGAAAAGATTAAAGGCTGTCGTAAAGAGGGTGTACGACAACAATCCATTTTATAGAAAAAAATTTGATGAGAAAGGGATCACTCCCGACGACATAAAAAGTATCAATGACGTTCATAAGCTGCCTTTCACCGACAAGACGGATATCAGGGACAATTATCCTTACGGCCTTCTTTCAGTCCCTAAAAGGGACATCGTGAGGATGCACGCTTCTTCGGGAACGACGGGCAAGCCAACTGCAGTTTTCTATACAAAGAATGACATTGCCGTATGGGCAAAAATGTTCGCCAGGTGCCTGGATGTCGTGGGCGTCACTAAGGAAGATGTCGTCCAGGTCACACCGGGATATGGATTATTCACCGGCGGTCTCGGTTTTCATTATGGTGTCGAGGAATTGGGTGCTATGGTGATACCTATAGGTCCCGGCGACACACGCAAGCAGATCGAGATGATGAAGGACTTTGGCACGACCGTTCTGTGCGGTACTGTCACGTACTCTTTACGTATCGCTGAAGTGTGCCGTGATATAGGGATAGATCCTAAAGACCTCGGATTAAAGATAGGGGTTTTCGGAGCGGAACACTGGTCGAACGCTATGCGTAACCAGATAGAGAACATTTTCGGCTTTGAAGCGTTCGACATATATGGCCTGAGTGAAATGTGCGGCCCCGGCGTCGGGATCGACTGCAGGCAGCATGAAGGCATACATATATGGGAAGATCATTTCCTGCTGGAGGTCATCGATAAGAACGGCGAGCCTTGCGGCGAAGGCGAGCGCGGCGAGATAGTCCTGACGCCTTTGACGAAAGAAGGGATGCCGCTTCTCAGGTACCGGACGAGGGACCTTAGCCGTATCATCGGGGAATGTTCATGCGGTATGACCCACAGGATTATCGACCGTGTACACGGCAGGACTGACGATATGATAATAGTCAGAGGCGTTAATGTGTTCCCCGGGCAGATAGAGTCGGTGCTGATGAACCACCCTGACATCGGGCCGGAATGGTATGCATATGCTTACAGGACCGATTACAGCTCGCTTGATCATCTGAAAATTAAAGTCGAGGCACAGAAGTCAACGAAAGAGCTTTTACAGATACGCGATGTCATGATCCGGGACCTGACGTCTACCTTGATGGGCCTGAAGCCTGAGCTGGAGTTCGTGCCGGTCGGTACGCTCCCGAGGCAGGAAAAGAAGACAAAGCGTCTCATAGATCAAAGAAATTATTGA
- a CDS encoding indolepyruvate oxidoreductase subunit beta produces MSKYDLIIVGVGGQGAILASDIIGKAAVAEGLPVRAAETHGMAQRGGAVENHVRLGCTHGSLIPVRQADCLMSMEPVEALRFAKYLSTKGIAVINTERIVPPIVATGKVKYPDVDVIIDTIGGLCSEVKAENYTELAKKAGAIQALNVVMIGAISRYLPLKPETLREIIAASVPPKTVNVNLKAFDLGREA; encoded by the coding sequence ATGAGCAAGTATGACCTCATTATCGTAGGCGTAGGCGGACAGGGAGCAATACTTGCTTCCGACATTATCGGAAAGGCAGCCGTCGCCGAGGGTCTTCCGGTAAGGGCTGCAGAGACGCATGGCATGGCGCAAAGGGGCGGGGCAGTGGAGAACCACGTCCGTTTAGGCTGCACCCATGGCAGCCTTATCCCGGTACGTCAGGCTGACTGTCTAATGAGCATGGAACCCGTGGAGGCTTTGAGGTTCGCAAAATATCTGAGCACGAAGGGCATTGCCGTGATCAATACCGAACGCATAGTGCCGCCTATTGTGGCTACAGGTAAGGTAAAATACCCGGATGTGGATGTGATCATCGACACTATCGGAGGACTGTGCTCCGAAGTGAAAGCCGAGAATTACACGGAACTTGCTAAAAAGGCAGGGGCTATACAGGCTTTGAATGTGGTGATGATCGGAGCGATATCCCGGTATCTGCCGTTAAAGCCCGAAACCTTAAGGGAGATCATCGCAGCGTCAGTTCCTCCCAAGACTGTCAATGTGAACTTAAAGGCTTTCGACCTCGGTCGGGAAGCCTGA